Proteins from one Armatimonadota bacterium genomic window:
- a CDS encoding sulfatase — MTKERKEISRREFITRGASVAGAALLGTFPSIASCAKTDSRKPNVIFLFADQMRNASLGCMGNTEVHTPNMDKLASQGLLFKNAISGYPLCSPYRAMLLTGRYGTSTGVVGNSVELPNTEITIAKVLKEHGYKTGFIGKWHLEKNHNPFVPKERRLGFDYWASRNLGGSVFDDFYCTDTPEEIHYKGFETDIQTDLAINFIKNNAKSAFCLFVAWRPPHPPREVPQKYLDMFDPKKLTQRPNVPKGTDDRENLRIYYAQIAALDYNLGRITKTLDDLGIADDTIVCFSSDHGDMLASHGLQGKNVPYEESINIPFIMRYPRKIKAGQKTDILLNSVDVMPTLLGLCEVPIPKSVQGLDLSQTILGKSSKKPESVLLQRIVSVGGRKTTGEWRGVRTPCYTYARFRDKGYVLFDNMKDPYQMNNLIDKSEAKGLREQMEAELQKWLKRVGDDFAPTATYVKRFKAQMNKRLLRGLTDADE, encoded by the coding sequence ATGACGAAAGAACGAAAAGAAATTTCTCGACGTGAGTTTATAACCCGAGGTGCTAGTGTCGCTGGGGCAGCACTCCTAGGGACATTCCCCAGCATTGCTTCGTGTGCAAAAACCGACAGTCGAAAACCGAATGTTATCTTCCTATTTGCAGACCAAATGAGAAATGCATCTTTGGGATGCATGGGCAATACCGAGGTACACACTCCAAATATGGACAAACTTGCTAGCCAGGGCCTGCTATTCAAAAATGCCATTAGCGGCTACCCCCTTTGCTCGCCTTACCGTGCTATGCTACTTACCGGACGCTATGGCACTTCAACGGGAGTTGTTGGCAATTCAGTTGAGCTTCCTAATACTGAGATTACAATCGCAAAGGTTCTCAAAGAGCACGGATATAAGACCGGTTTTATTGGAAAATGGCACCTCGAAAAAAATCATAATCCGTTTGTACCAAAAGAACGCCGCCTCGGTTTTGACTACTGGGCTTCACGCAATCTTGGCGGCTCAGTATTTGATGACTTCTACTGCACGGATACACCCGAGGAAATCCACTACAAAGGATTCGAGACAGATATTCAAACCGACCTTGCCATAAATTTCATCAAGAACAACGCAAAGTCAGCATTCTGCCTTTTTGTAGCCTGGAGACCACCTCACCCACCCAGGGAAGTTCCCCAAAAGTACCTCGACATGTTTGACCCAAAGAAACTGACCCAGCGCCCGAACGTTCCAAAAGGCACCGACGACCGCGAGAATTTGCGAATCTATTATGCACAGATTGCAGCTTTGGATTACAACTTAGGCAGGATCACAAAAACGCTAGATGATCTCGGCATCGCGGACGATACCATTGTTTGCTTCTCAAGCGACCACGGCGATATGCTTGCCAGCCACGGCCTGCAGGGGAAAAATGTGCCATATGAAGAAAGCATAAATATCCCCTTTATTATGCGATATCCCCGAAAGATAAAAGCAGGACAGAAAACCGATATCCTCTTAAACTCCGTTGACGTAATGCCAACACTTTTAGGCCTGTGCGAAGTACCTATTCCAAAGAGCGTGCAAGGATTGGACCTTTCGCAAACAATTCTCGGCAAGAGCAGTAAAAAGCCAGAATCGGTACTCCTACAGCGAATAGTCTCAGTTGGTGGAAGGAAAACAACCGGCGAATGGCGCGGTGTAAGAACCCCCTGCTACACCTATGCTAGATTTCGAGACAAGGGTTACGTTCTTTTTGATAACATGAAAGACCCCTATCAGATGAATAATCTAATTGACAAATCCGAGGCAAAGGGTCTTCGCGAACAAATGGAAGCTGAGCTTCAAAAGTGGCTAAAGCGGGTTGGCGACGATTTCGCACCAACGGCGACCTATGTTAAACGATTTAAAGCACAAATGAACAAGCGCCTGCTCCGCGGCCTCACTGATGCAGATGAATAA